One Candidatus Thioglobus autotrophicus genomic window, AGACAAAACTTTTCTTATTAGAAACACCCTCTAATCCCTTGGGGCAAGTAGTTGATATGAGCGCCCTTAGTAAAATCTCTAAAGCGCACGATATCTTATTGGCGGTTGACAATGCTGTCCTCACACCTGCACTGCAAAAGCCACTCGATCTGGGCGCGGATATTGTTATTCACTCTGCCACTAAGTATATTGACGGCCAAGGCCGTTGTTTAGCGGGCGCGGTATTAGCCACTGAAGATATTATTGAACAAGTGCATGGCTTTGTACGTGCCACAGGCCCGAGTTTAAGTGCCTTTAACGCCTGGATTGTACTTAAAGGCCTGGATACACTAAGCTTAAGAATGAAGGCACACTCAGATAATGCCATGAAATTAGCAACTTGGTTAGAGCAACAGACAACTGTAGAAAAAGTTCATTACTTAGGCTTGGAGTCACATGCACATCACCAGCTGGCCAAACACCAACAATCTGGCTTTGGCGGTATTGTTTCGTTTGAAATTAAAGGTGGCCGTGAAGCGGCATTTAAACTTGTCAATGCTACAGAAATTTTTTCTATCACTGCTAACTTAGGTGATACAAAATCTACTATTACACATCCATCAAGCACAACACACGGTCGCTTAACAGATGAAGAAAAATCAAGTGCTAATATTTCCGAAGGGTTGATCAGACTTTCTATTGGACTTGAAGATGTCAACGACTTGATAGCAGATATAAACAAAGGACTTTGATGTATAATTTCATCAAAAATGACATAAGGTAGATCTATGCAAAACTCATATTCATACGAAGAATTAATTCAATGCGGTAATGGCGAATTATTTGGCCCAGGCAATGCCCAATTACCACAACCACCGATGCTGATGTTTGATAGAGTCACTCACATCTCAGATGAGGGCGGAGAGCATGGCAAAGGTGAGATTATCGCAGAATTAGATGTCCATCCTGATTTGTGGTTTTTTGGTTGTCACTTTAACGATGATCCAGTCATGCCGGGCTGCTTGGGATTAGATGCTATGTGGCAGTTAATCGGCTTCCATTTGGGTTGGTTAGGTGGCCCTGGGCGCGGACGTGCACTGGGTGGTAGTATTAAATTTACTGGCCAAGTTTTGCCAACGGCTAAAAAAGTTACTTACCGTATTAACCTTAAACGTGTCATTGCTCGTAAACTTTACATGGGTATTGGCGACGCTGTCATGGAAGTAGATGGCAAGGTGATTTATGAAGCCAAAGATTTAAAAGTAGGCTTGTTCACTGATACGAGTGCTTTCTAATGAATAGAGTAGTCATCACCGGAATGGGAATTGTTTCTAGCTTGGGCGCAAATTGCAATGAAGTTTTAGAATCTTTAAAAACAGCAAAATCTGGCATTAAGTTTGATGAAAAACAAGCTGAAATGGGACTTAGATCACATGTCTCTGGACAAGTGGCTGAAGTCAATCCTAGTGAAATTATTGACCGAAAGATGATGCGCTTTATGGCAGATGCTGCTATCTACAATGCTATTGCATTGGATCAAGCCATCAAACAATCTGGCCTAACTGAAGAACAAGTTTCAAACCCACGTACCGGCCTTATTATGGGATCTGGTGGCGCCTCTAACCAAAATGTAGTTGAAGCAGCAGATATTTTAAGAGAGAAAGGTATTAAACGTGTTGGACCTTATCGTGTTCCACGCACCATGGGTTCAACAACTTCAGCTTGCTTATCAACCATGTTCAAAATTAAAGGCATTAATTACTCAATCAGCTCGGCTTGTTCTACTTCTGCCCACTGTATTGGTAATGCGATGGAACAAATCCAAATGGGTAAGCAAGATATCGTATTTGCGGGTGGCGGTGAAGAGCTAGATTGGTCGCTTACAATGTTATTTGACGCCATGGGCGCACTATCTTCTAAATACAATGAAACGCCTGAAAAAGCATCGCGTGCTTACGATGCTGATCGTGACGGCTTTGTAATTTCTGGCGGTGGTGGCGCATTGGTTCTTGAATCATTAGAACATGCTCAGGCACGTGGTGCGACTATTTTAGCCGAGTTGACTGGTTATGGCGCCACCTCCGATGGCTTTGACATGGTTGCACCATCAGGTGAAGGTGCAAAGCGCTGTATGGAGCTTGCTATTTCTACTGTTAATGGTCCAATTGATTATATCAATGCACATGGTACCTCGACACCAGTTGGTGATACGAAAGAGCTTGGTGCTATCAAGGAAGTCTTTGGCGATAATATTCCGAATGTTGGCTCAACCAAATCTTTATCGGGCCATGCACTAGGTGCAGCTGGCGTTAACGAAGCTATTTATTCATTACTAATGATGCAAAATAGCTTTATGGCTGAATCTGTTAACATTGAAAACCTTGATGAAGCTGCTGAAGGTGTTCCTATTGTTCAGTCAACTACCATTCAATCAATTAATCGAGTGATGTCGAATAGTTTTGGCTTTGGAGGCACAAATGCTTGCTTAGTATTTGAAAAATTCAAAGCATAAATCAATCTAACTAAATAGATAAAAAAGGCCGCTTAATTTGCGGCCTTTTTAATAGATGGAATACCAGTTAACAAACTAAGGCCTAGTGTCAACCTCTTGTTTTTCCTTCTCAGAAGGAAGCATATCCTCTTTTGTAATACCCATAGCAAGAATCATTGAGCTAGCAACGTAGATCGAAGAATAAGTACCAATAAGTACGCCAATTAATAGCGCCATTGCAAAGCTATGAATAATCTCACCACCCAAAAAGAACAAGGCTACTAGCACTAACAAAGTCGTTAATGACGTCATAATTGTTCTAGATAAAGTTTGATTAAGCGCACCATTAATAATAGTTGCTGGATCTACATGGCGAGTCGAAAGAAAGTTTTCGCGAATTCGGTCAAACACCACAATCGTATCATTAAGAGAGTAGCCGATCACCGCCAAAATTGCCGCCAAAACCGTTAAATCAAATTCAAATTGAAATAGCGAAAAGAAGCCCAGCGTGATAATAACATCATGAATAAGGGCAGAAATAGAGCCCAGTGCAAAACGATATTCAAAGCGAAATGCGACATAAATTAAGATACCTATCAATGCATATAGCATTGCCAAGCCGCCATCATTGGTCAACTCCTCTCCAACCTTAGGGCCAACAAATTCAACACGTCGAATATCTACATCACTACCTAGTAATTGAATGATCTTAGTACTTAGCTTAGCACTTGAAATTGACTGCGGCTCAAGACGTATTAATATTTCATTGGTAGAACCAAAGTACTGAACATTAGCCCTATTAAAGCCAGCCTCAGCCATTGTCGCTCTAACTTCAGATAGATCTACACCTTGTTTGTAGCCAACCTCGATTAAAGTTCCACCCGTAAAGTCGATACCTAGTTTTAGGCCATTGGTGGTTAATGTAAAAATACTAAGCACAACCAGCATCGCTGAAAAAATAATAGCATAGGTACGCTTGCCAACAAAATCAATGCTTGGAACATTTAAAGCTTTTAGGCTCATATTGATATCTCCTCTAATTTTTTACCGCCATAAATCTTGTTGATGATGGCGCGTGAGACAATAATGGCCGTAAACATAGAAGTCACAATACCAATAGACAAAGTAATAGCGAAACCCTTAATTGGGCCTGTACCGAAACTAAACAGCACTAAGGCGGCAATTAGCGTGGTAATATTAGCATCTGCAATCGTTAACACCGCCTTATCATAACCAGCAGCAATGGCTTTTTGAATATTACCATTTGAGCCCAGCTCTTCTTTAATACGCTCAAAAATAAGCACATTCGCATCAACTGCCATACCCACAGTTAGCACAATGCCAGCAATACCTGGCAAGGTTAGCGTTGCTTGCAATAATGACAAGAAAGCCACAATCATGACCAAATTAAGCGTCAAGGCAATGTTTGCTACCAAGCCAAAAACACGGTAACGCATTGCCATAAAGATCAATACCAAAATAAAACCAACAATCACACTCATCACACCTTTGGCAATATTATCTGCACCCAGACTTGGGCCAATAGTGCGCTCTTCAATAATTTCAATTGGCGCTGAAAGTGAGCCCGCTCTTAATAAAAGTGCCAAGTTTCTGGCCTCACGTGCGCTATCAATACCGGTAATTTGAAAACGTGATGAAAAGGTGCCTTGAATAGTAGCGGCATTAATAATATCCTGTGTTTTCGAACGATTTTTAACCAACTTGCCATTCTTCAACACCGTCTCAACTTTGTTTTCAATAAAGACTACCGCCATGCGATGATGTAAATATCTTTTGGTTGTATCTAGCATGGCTCGACCACCTGCACTATCTAGTGTGATATTAACCATAGGCGTGGCATTCTCTGAATCCACACCAGAAGCAGCGCCTGTAATATTCTCACCTGTTGCAATAACACGTGTTTTTAACAGTAGCGGGCGTCCGTCTCTAAAATAATAAAGCTTAGAGCCAATTGGTGCTCGGCCAGATTGAATGGCGGTTTGTGGATCATTTTTTTCATCAACTAGACGAAACTCTAATGTGGCTACCGCACCCAAAATCTCTTTTGCACGCGCTGTATCTTGCACACCTGGAAGCTGAACAACAATACGCTCTAGGCCTTGTTGCTGAATAATAGGCTCCGCCACACCCAGCTCGTTCACTCGATTTCTTAATGTGGTAATATTTTGCTTCAGCGCATGACTCTTGGCCTCAGCCAAAGCACTATCACTAATACCAATACTTACATATAAGTCATCTTCATGAGCAATATCCAAAACCAGCAAATCATCTAATTCAGATTTGATTAAATCTAGTCCCGCTGCTTTTGTTGTTGGCGTTTTAAAATGCACCAATAGCGCGCTGCCTTCTTTCTTGATACTTTTATAGAGTCGATCTTGTCGCAATAATGTACGCAATTCATTGTAAGATTTATCAAGCGACGTATTTGCCACTGCTTGCATATCAACTTCTAGAAGAAAATGCACGCCACCACGAAGATCCAAGCCAAGCGACATTGCCTTGCCGCCAAGGCCTGATAGCCATGATGGAACAGATGGTGCCAAATTAAGAGCCGTTACGTAGTTACGCCCCAAATCCTGCTTTAGAATCTCTTTAGCGCTGAGCTGGGATTTGCTATCCTCAAACCTTGCCAACACTCGACGCCCAACCAACTCAAGTGATTTATAATTCACTTTTTGGCTATCAAGTATCGTTTTAACTTTGTCTAAGTCAGATTCAACAACAGCCGCGTCACCCGCAGCAGAGATTTGCACCGCTAAGTCTGATCCAAAAACATTCGGCAGGGCGTATAACGCTGACAACAATAAAAAGAATGCGATTAACGTATTCTTAAGTGCAGAAAATTGATTCATGAAAAGCCTTTGATTAATTAAATTTTGGCACTACCCTTAGGTAACTTTTGATTAATGCCTTGCTTTTGCACTTTAACCACGACATTTTGAGCAATTTCCAAAGTTGCAAAAGATTCATCAACCGACATAACTTTTCCGACCACACCGCCATTAGTGACCACTTCATCGCCCGCTTTTAAAGCGCCCAATAAAGTTTTGTGCTCTTTTGCACGCTTTTGTTGAGGTCTGATGAGTAAAAAATACATCAGCACAAACATGATAATCAAAAATGGTAGGCCACCCATTGGATCGCCTAAACCAGTAGTCGCTTCTTCTGCAAAGGCAGGGGTAATAATCAAGTCTAATAAATTCATTTTTTCTCCTATTAATTAATAATCTCTAAACCACCCATGTAGCTTTGCAACACGGTTGGAACTTTAATACTGCCATCAGCTTGCTGATGGTTTTCTAACACAGCTACCAGTGTTCGACCCACCGCAAGGCCTGAGCCATTTAGGGTGTGTAATAACTCTGATTTATTGGTTTCTTTATTTTTATATCTGAGTTGTAAGCGACGCGCCTGAAAATCTTCAAAACAAGAACAAGAAGAAATTTCTCTATAAGCACTTTGACCAGGCAGCCACACTTCTAAATCATAAGTTTTGGCCGCTGAAAAACCCAAATCACCTGTGCATAAATTTACCTTTCGATAAGGCAACTCTAGAGCCTGCAAAATACCCTCAGCATGAGAGGTCAAAACTTCCAAAGTCTGGTAAGAATCTTGAGCTTTGACCACCTGCACCAACTCCACTTTCTCAAACTGATGTTGCCGGATTAAACCACGCGTATCACGCCCATAAGCACCTGCTTCAGATCTAAAGCTAGGCGTATGACCAACAAATTTCAAGGGTAAATCTTTTTCATTCACTATTCTGTCACGCATCATATTGGTAATTGGTACTTCACCCGTAGGAATTAAATACAATGTTTTAGCCTCGCCCTCTTCACCGTGCAAATGGGTTTTGAATAAATCCGCCTCAAACTTTGGTAGTTGGCCCGTACCCGTTAAAGATTCGGCATTCACCAAATACGGCACATAAGCCTCAACATAGCCATTCACTTCGCTGTGCTGATCCAGCATAAATTGCGTGAGTGCACGATGAAGGCGAGCCATTTTGCCAGTCATAACTGAAAAACGCGAGCCTGAAATTTTTGCCGCTGTCTCAAAATCAAGTCCGTGCATCTCGCCCAGATCAACATGATCTTTAACGGCAAAATCATACACGCCCGGCTCACCCCATTTCGCCACTTCAACATTATCGTCCTCAGAGTTGCCAGCAGGTACTGACTGATGAGGAATGTTTGGCATTGATAAGGCAATTTCATCAATCTGGGCTTGAATTTCTTGCAGCTCAGATTTAGCAGCGTCCAGCTCATCGCCTAGGTCTGAAACCGCAGCTAGCAGGGGCTTAATATCCTCACCAGCGGCCTTAGCTTTACCAATAGATTTAGACTGCGTATTACGCAAGCTTTGCAGCTCTTGGGTTTTAACCTGATTTTTTTTGCGACTATTTTCTAATTCAGTTAACACCTTGATATCAAAAGAAAAATTACGTCTACTAAGTGCCTGTGCGACTGCTTCCACATCATTTCTTAGTTGCTTTCTACTTAGCATTGTTATATAATGATTTCCTTATATTGGTTTGAAATTCTTTTAGACCTAAGATTTCAAATAAAATTTATTACGGAAATTATACTATGTTTAACTCTTTTTCAGCTGCTGATGCATGCAAACTATTGGCCAACGGCGCACAACTTGTAGACGTTCGCACCACCGCAGAATTTTCTCGTGGCGCCCTGCCTAACGCAATCAGCCTGCCACTTCAAGGCATCATGAATGCTAAGAATGTCATCGACAAAGACAAGACAATTATCTTATATTGTTTAAGTGGTGCGCGCTCAGCCACAGCTAAAAACTATCTGACGCAAATGGGTTTTGCAGAAGTCCACGACCTCGGCTCTTTTAAAAACTACAACTGCGAATAATTTCCCTTTGTAATTACAAGCAATTACCTCGACATTGCTTGTTAAAATTCTCTTATTCAGAATCAGTAATAATGCTAAATGAGAGTTAAAAGCACCTGGCACAAAACCCAAGTAAAAACCATTGACGATATCGCTGGTGCACTCGCATTTAATGCTTGGCGCATCACTAAAAATCAACTGACTGATTTAATCAATGAGGCCTATGTAATTGAAAAAGAACAAGTGTTTAATGTCATTCAAGAATATTTGTGCTATTTAATCCAATGTGTCGATAGATTAACCTTTGACATCCTTGATGCGAAAAAACGCCAAGAGTTAATCATTGCACTCGCCAAACAATCTGCTGATTATTATCATGAAAATAAAGGCGAGCGTATTGGCCCGGGCGACCATTGGCAGGAGTTTATCCAAACCTACAACTCACGCTCTCAAGATTATAGCGATTACGGCTTTCAAGATGGCGAACCTAATTATTTGTTCATGCGCTATTTTGGCGAAAAAATCCAACAGGCTATGACAGCAGCAGATGACAAATGGATTATTCAGCAAATGGTTGAAATTCAAGCGCCCAAAGCTTTTAAAGCTATCCAAAAAAGCGTCAATGATTTGGTGGCCGTCAAACAGATTATCTCAAAAGAAGAGAAAGTGGCGCAAAAAAAGAACAAAGTCCCGCGCTCTAAACGTGAATCTACTCGTCAAGATATCGCCTATAACAACAAATCTTCCAGCGATCATATCGTTTAGCTTGCAATCTCACCTAGTCGCCCCTAGATATTAACCATAGTTCATAAAAATTAGGAAGTGCGAATGATTACCATGTGTACACATTGTGGCGGACTCAACAACATACCGCTTGACAAACTTAACAACAATCCAAATTGTGGCAAATGTAAAAATCCACTATATACAGGCGAGCCAATTTCAATGACAGGCACACAACTCACCCGTGCTATTGAAAAAACAGACGAGCTTCTGGTTGTTGACTTTTGGGCAACTTGGTGTGGCCCATGCCAACAGTTCGCCCCAACTTTTAAACAGGCTGCCAATCAGCTAGAGCCAAAAGCACGCTTTATCAAAATTGAAACCGAAGCTGAACAGGCGATTGCCGCCAAATATTCAATTCGCTCAATCCCTACTTTGGTTCTGTTTAAAAATGGCCAAGAAATTGATCGTGTTTCGGGCGCACTAAGTGCACCAGATCTCACTAATTGGATCAATCAACATAGCTAAACTGGCTATTCTGAAAATTTACGAAATTTATACAAAAGTGGGAATAAACACCTGTTTTTTAGACAAATATCGTTAAAAAATGGGCATTTTTGGATAATTTAATGGATTTTTAAAGCTAATTTGCATTATTCCCAAAATTTTTATACAGTTTGCACCAAAAACATATAGAAAAAAGTGCCTGTAAATATACTCACCAGAGGATTACCTTTCCACAGGTGAATAGCCGCAGTCATGAAAACCGCAACAATAGTACTAAGACCTGTATAAGCCTGAAAATCAACCCCTTTTAAAACATAAATCACCAAGATGCTCATGACCATCGGCGGGGTGTATTTGGCAATCATATCCATCAGTGGATGATTGTGTCGCTGATGAAAGAAAATGAAAGGCAGTAAGCGTGTGGCGAAAGTTGCTAGCGCCATAACCACAATCACCAATAGTATGTAGCTTATGTCATTCATAAGTGTCTTTTTGGCTTAGCTTGATTGTTATTAATAACGCAATAGATAAAACAATTGAGAGTAGCAGCATTTGCTCTGAAAAAAAATAAATCGCTAAAAGTGAAGAAAAAATCGCAACAATAAATGGCAAAGGCTCTTTTATTTTTTTCCATTGTTCTATCAGTAAAACAACAAATAAAGCGGTAAGCGCAAAATCCATGCCTTGGGTGTTAATTTGAATACTGGCGCCAATCCAAGCGCCAAGTGTACAGCCAATAACCCAATAACTATGGTTTAATGCGGTAATGCTAAAATAATAATCGATAGGCTGTATACCATGTGGCGACTCTATAGTTGTGACTAGCGAGTAAGTTTCGTCGGTCAATCCAAAAGCTAGGTAGATTTTCTTAAGATTCCAGTCTCCAAACTTTTTAAGCATCGACAGACCATAAAAAATATGCCTAGAATTTAACAAAAAAGTAGCAATAAAAATTTCAAACAAACCGGCACCAGCTGCCAATAAGCCAATCACCATAAACTGTGCGGCACCTGCGTAAACAAAAACCGCCATCAGTGTGGCAAAATACCAGGCGTAGCCCAGGTCGTTAAATAAAATACCAAAAGCCACGCCTAGTGGCATATAGCCAAACAAAACTGGCAGGCTACTTTTAAAAATTTGTTGGTTCACAGTATATTAATTAAGCGTCGCTAAGATAGCTTTTAACCCGGGCTTGTTAGCAAAAATCTCTTCCTTGCTCAAACCGTCCATCTCGTGTGGAAAAATAAGCCAATCATTAGTTTGATACATGAAGTATTCAGGCGTTATCTCTGTTTTGTTATTATCTGGCTTATACCACGGCACTGCAATGCGAATATCATCAGGGGTATTTTTTCGAGATTTTTCACGTAGCGTCTCAATAATGGCTTGAATACTTCGCCCAGAGTCAAACACATCATCAACCAACAGCAGTTTATCTTCAGCATTAATATGACGAATTAAATAATCCAAACCATGCACTTGAACTTGGTCTTTTTGATTATTAATACCCTCATAAGAGGAAGTGCGAATAGCGATATGATCCGTATCATTGCCAAGATAAGCTAATATTTCTTGAATGGCAATTCCCACAGGCGTTCCGCCTCGCCAAACACCAACAATAAAATCTGGGCGAAAGCCGCTATTATGAATCGCAACGCCCAATCTAAATGAATCTAGCAGCAATTCATCAGCGGAGATGTAGGTTTTCTCAATAGACATTTTTTATAAAAATATAAACTTAGCAATAAATAAGGCACTCACCACATACATGCCAGAACTTAAAGCGTCCGCTTTTCCTGTGAATAGTTTCATCACCACATAACTAATAAAACCAAAAGCAATACCCTGAACAATTGAAAAAGTAAACGGCATTATTAGTACGGTTACTAGCACTGGAACGGCTTCTGTTAAATCAGCCCAGTCAATTTTAGCTAGACCAGCAGACATTAATACCGCCACAAATAATAGTGCAGGTGCTGTTGCATACGAAGGCACGATAGAAACCAGTGGTGCAAAAAATAAAGCAACAAAGAATAAGCCCGCTGCCACAACAGCCGTGAGGCCGGTACGTCCGCCAGCACTAATGCCTGAACCAGATTCAATAAAGCTGGTGGTGGTTGAAGTGCCTAAACCTGCACCAACAATAGTTGCAACACTATCGGCAGTCATGGCTTTTTTCATGTTCGGCAGCTTTCCATCTTTATCAAGCATATTGCCTTGATGCGCAACTGCAATTAAGGTGCCTGATGTATCAAAAAGATCAACAAAAAGAAAGGCAAAAATAACACCAATCATTGCTATGTCAAAGGCGCCGGCAA contains:
- a CDS encoding O-succinylhomoserine sulfhydrylase, yielding MTTLNFDTKAIREGYRTTGEQEHSEAIFMTSSFVFNSAEQAANRFSKEEPGNIYARFTNPTVDAFERKLAALEGAQACVATASGMAAIFATLMALLKSGDHIIASRNMFGTTIVLLNTIVTKFNISISYVDLSDLSAWEAAINDKTKLFLLETPSNPLGQVVDMSALSKISKAHDILLAVDNAVLTPALQKPLDLGADIVIHSATKYIDGQGRCLAGAVLATEDIIEQVHGFVRATGPSLSAFNAWIVLKGLDTLSLRMKAHSDNAMKLATWLEQQTTVEKVHYLGLESHAHHQLAKHQQSGFGGIVSFEIKGGREAAFKLVNATEIFSITANLGDTKSTITHPSSTTHGRLTDEEKSSANISEGLIRLSIGLEDVNDLIADINKGL
- the secF gene encoding protein translocase subunit SecF — encoded protein: MSLKALNVPSIDFVGKRTYAIIFSAMLVVLSIFTLTTNGLKLGIDFTGGTLIEVGYKQGVDLSEVRATMAEAGFNRANVQYFGSTNEILIRLEPQSISSAKLSTKIIQLLGSDVDIRRVEFVGPKVGEELTNDGGLAMLYALIGILIYVAFRFEYRFALGSISALIHDVIITLGFFSLFQFEFDLTVLAAILAVIGYSLNDTIVVFDRIRENFLSTRHVDPATIINGALNQTLSRTIMTSLTTLLVLVALFFLGGEIIHSFAMALLIGVLIGTYSSIYVASSMILAMGITKEDMLPSEKEKQEVDTRP
- a CDS encoding branched-chain amino acid transporter permease; the encoded protein is MNDISYILLVIVVMALATFATRLLPFIFFHQRHNHPLMDMIAKYTPPMVMSILVIYVLKGVDFQAYTGLSTIVAVFMTAAIHLWKGNPLVSIFTGTFFYMFLVQTV
- the secD gene encoding protein translocase subunit SecD translates to MNQFSALKNTLIAFFLLLSALYALPNVFGSDLAVQISAAGDAAVVESDLDKVKTILDSQKVNYKSLELVGRRVLARFEDSKSQLSAKEILKQDLGRNYVTALNLAPSVPSWLSGLGGKAMSLGLDLRGGVHFLLEVDMQAVANTSLDKSYNELRTLLRQDRLYKSIKKEGSALLVHFKTPTTKAAGLDLIKSELDDLLVLDIAHEDDLYVSIGISDSALAEAKSHALKQNITTLRNRVNELGVAEPIIQQQGLERIVVQLPGVQDTARAKEILGAVATLEFRLVDEKNDPQTAIQSGRAPIGSKLYYFRDGRPLLLKTRVIATGENITGAASGVDSENATPMVNITLDSAGGRAMLDTTKRYLHHRMAVVFIENKVETVLKNGKLVKNRSKTQDIINAATIQGTFSSRFQITGIDSAREARNLALLLRAGSLSAPIEIIEERTIGPSLGADNIAKGVMSVIVGFILVLIFMAMRYRVFGLVANIALTLNLVMIVAFLSLLQATLTLPGIAGIVLTVGMAVDANVLIFERIKEELGSNGNIQKAIAAGYDKAVLTIADANITTLIAALVLFSFGTGPIKGFAITLSIGIVTSMFTAIIVSRAIINKIYGGKKLEEISI
- the yajC gene encoding preprotein translocase subunit YajC, which encodes MNLLDLIITPAFAEEATTGLGDPMGGLPFLIIMFVLMYFLLIRPQQKRAKEHKTLLGALKAGDEVVTNGGVVGKVMSVDESFATLEIAQNVVVKVQKQGINQKLPKGSAKI
- a CDS encoding AzlC family ABC transporter permease translates to MNQQIFKSSLPVLFGYMPLGVAFGILFNDLGYAWYFATLMAVFVYAGAAQFMVIGLLAAGAGLFEIFIATFLLNSRHIFYGLSMLKKFGDWNLKKIYLAFGLTDETYSLVTTIESPHGIQPIDYYFSITALNHSYWVIGCTLGAWIGASIQINTQGMDFALTALFVVLLIEQWKKIKEPLPFIVAIFSSLLAIYFFSEQMLLLSIVLSIALLITIKLSQKDTYE
- a CDS encoding rhodanese-like domain-containing protein, translating into MFNSFSAADACKLLANGAQLVDVRTTAEFSRGALPNAISLPLQGIMNAKNVIDKDKTIILYCLSGARSATAKNYLTQMGFAEVHDLGSFKNYNCE
- the trxC gene encoding thioredoxin TrxC — protein: MITMCTHCGGLNNIPLDKLNNNPNCGKCKNPLYTGEPISMTGTQLTRAIEKTDELLVVDFWATWCGPCQQFAPTFKQAANQLEPKARFIKIETEAEQAIAAKYSIRSIPTLVLFKNGQEIDRVSGALSAPDLTNWINQHS
- a CDS encoding phosphoribosyltransferase, whose product is MSIEKTYISADELLLDSFRLGVAIHNSGFRPDFIVGVWRGGTPVGIAIQEILAYLGNDTDHIAIRTSSYEGINNQKDQVQVHGLDYLIRHINAEDKLLLVDDVFDSGRSIQAIIETLREKSRKNTPDDIRIAVPWYKPDNNKTEITPEYFMYQTNDWLIFPHEMDGLSKEEIFANKPGLKAILATLN
- the fabB gene encoding beta-ketoacyl-ACP synthase I — its product is MNRVVITGMGIVSSLGANCNEVLESLKTAKSGIKFDEKQAEMGLRSHVSGQVAEVNPSEIIDRKMMRFMADAAIYNAIALDQAIKQSGLTEEQVSNPRTGLIMGSGGASNQNVVEAADILREKGIKRVGPYRVPRTMGSTTSACLSTMFKIKGINYSISSACSTSAHCIGNAMEQIQMGKQDIVFAGGGEELDWSLTMLFDAMGALSSKYNETPEKASRAYDADRDGFVISGGGGALVLESLEHAQARGATILAELTGYGATSDGFDMVAPSGEGAKRCMELAISTVNGPIDYINAHGTSTPVGDTKELGAIKEVFGDNIPNVGSTKSLSGHALGAAGVNEAIYSLLMMQNSFMAESVNIENLDEAAEGVPIVQSTTIQSINRVMSNSFGFGGTNACLVFEKFKA
- the fabA gene encoding 3-hydroxyacyl-[acyl-carrier-protein] dehydratase FabA → MQNSYSYEELIQCGNGELFGPGNAQLPQPPMLMFDRVTHISDEGGEHGKGEIIAELDVHPDLWFFGCHFNDDPVMPGCLGLDAMWQLIGFHLGWLGGPGRGRALGGSIKFTGQVLPTAKKVTYRINLKRVIARKLYMGIGDAVMEVDGKVIYEAKDLKVGLFTDTSAF
- the serS gene encoding serine--tRNA ligase; the protein is MLSRKQLRNDVEAVAQALSRRNFSFDIKVLTELENSRKKNQVKTQELQSLRNTQSKSIGKAKAAGEDIKPLLAAVSDLGDELDAAKSELQEIQAQIDEIALSMPNIPHQSVPAGNSEDDNVEVAKWGEPGVYDFAVKDHVDLGEMHGLDFETAAKISGSRFSVMTGKMARLHRALTQFMLDQHSEVNGYVEAYVPYLVNAESLTGTGQLPKFEADLFKTHLHGEEGEAKTLYLIPTGEVPITNMMRDRIVNEKDLPLKFVGHTPSFRSEAGAYGRDTRGLIRQHQFEKVELVQVVKAQDSYQTLEVLTSHAEGILQALELPYRKVNLCTGDLGFSAAKTYDLEVWLPGQSAYREISSCSCFEDFQARRLQLRYKNKETNKSELLHTLNGSGLAVGRTLVAVLENHQQADGSIKVPTVLQSYMGGLEIIN